In a genomic window of Nothobranchius furzeri strain GRZ-AD chromosome 14, NfurGRZ-RIMD1, whole genome shotgun sequence:
- the poglut2 gene encoding protein O-glucosyltransferase 2, protein MAMSALVLLLVLCLGVFGLDLVWARDGSELSADKTLVWGPGLETNIVLPARFFYIQAADSLGKNFTTSPGDKVFQVKIVSPTEHFTRIWIQVLDRRDGSFLVRYRMYATYADLHIHVLLKDRHVAKSPYILKGHVYHEGCNCPQLSGSDWEADMHCPQSFTQVNRDLSLYPSVDPYLNAQEIPKRFGERQSLCHYTIKNNKVYVKTYGEHVGFRIFMDAILLSITRKVWLPDLEFFVNLGDWPLEKRKPTEKLHPIFSWCGSNNTRDIVMPTYDLTESVLETMGRVSLDMMSVQANTGPPWSEKNATAFWRGRDSRQERLELVKLSRAHPDTIDAAFTNFFFFKHDESLYGPMVKHVSFFDFFKYKYQINIDGTVAAYRLPYLLAGDSVVLKQDSGYYEHFYHQLRPWEHYIPVKADLGDLLEKIRWAQDHDEEAKKIALAGQRFARSHLMGDGVFCYYYKLFKEYAKLQITEPNVRKDMVLVEQPTDDLFPCSCHRTPAKDEL, encoded by the exons ATGGCGATGTCAgcgctggttttgctgctggTTTTGTGCCTGGGGGTGTTTGGACTGGACCTGGTCTGGGCTCGAGACGGATCGGAACTCAGTGCAGACAAAACTTTGGTGTGGGGGCCAGGCCTGGAGACGAACATCGTCCTCCCTGCTCGGTTCTTCTACATACAGGCAGCGGACAGCTTGGGGAAAAA TTTCACAACATCGCCTGGTGACAAGGTCTTTCAAGTGAAGATTGTGTCTCCAACGGAACACTTTACCAGGATCTGGATTCAAGTCCTGGATCGTCGAGATGGGTCTTTCCTGGTTCGCTACAGAATGTACGCCACCTACGCCGACCTGCACATCCACGTTCTGCTCAAGGACAGGCATGTCGCAAAGTCACCGTATATCCTCAAAg GTCATGTCTATCACGAGGGTTGCAACTGTCCTCAGCTGAGTGGTTCTGATTGGGAGGCGGACATGCACTGTCCTCAGTCCTTTACCCAGGTTAACAGGGACCTGTCCCTTTACCCCTCTGTGGACCCGTATCTCAATGCACAAGAGATCCCGAAGCGCTTTGGAGAGCGCCAAAGCCTCTGCCACTACACGATCAAGAACAACAAG GTTTATGTGAAAACGTACGGAGAGCATGTTGGTTTTAGAATCTTCATGGATGCTATTCTGTTGTCGATCACAAGGAAG GTGTGGCTCCCTGACTTGGAGTTCTTTGTGAACCTGGGTGACTGGCCACTGGAGAAGAGGAAACCCACAGAGAAGCTCCATCCTATCTTCTCCTGGTGTGGCTCCAACAACACCAGAGACATCGTCATGCCCACTTATGACCTGACAGAGTCCGTTCTTGAGACCATGGGGAG AGTGAGTTTGGACATGATGTCCGTCCAGGCCAACACGGGGCCGCCGTGGTCGGAGAAGAACGCCACAGCCTTCTGGAGGGGGCGGGACAGTCGTCAGGAGCGTCTGGAGCTGGTCAAGCTTTCCAGGGCACACCCCGACACGATAGATGCTGCGTTTaccaacttcttcttcttcaaacacGATGAGAGCCTCTATGGGCCGATGGTCAAACACGTCTCCTTTTTTGACTTTTTTAAG TACAAGTACCAAATAAACATTGATGGTACTGTAGCGGCGTACCGTCTGCCGTACCTGCTGGCTGGAGACAGTGTGGTCCTGAAGCAGGATTCTGGATACTATGAGCATTTCTACCACCAGCTGCGACCGTGGGAACATTACATCCCTGTTAAAGCAGACCTGGGAGATCTGCTGGAAAAGATCCGCTGGGCTCAAGACCACGATGAAGAG GCAAAGAAAATTGCACTTGCAGGACAGCGGTTTGCACGCAGCCACCTTATGGGAGATGGTGTCTTTTGCTACTACTACAAACTATTTAAG GAATATGCTAAACTCCAGATCACTGAGCCTAATGTTCGGAAGGACATGGTGCTTGTTGAGCAGCCCACTGATGACCTGTTCCCATGCTCCTGCCACCGGACTCCG gCAAAAGATGAACTATGA
- the tex30 gene encoding testis-expressed protein 30 produces MARLRCRASFLIKKQMQSMATFDEEQVKVPFGTKVLDAALCVPASVKDVHTAVVLTHGAGGDMNYKHLVSLAHTLASNGFICLRFTCKGLNLSYRVKAYCAVWDYLKSYQKYTIKHTFVGGRSLGCRAAAALARQLSEESKEAAVQGVICLSFPLHPPGQRHIHHQRSEDLRMLPECLHVLFVSGTEDNMCDRELFSGVLKDIKAQAEVLWIAGGSHGLKVKGRSEDSVMDEINLKVINWIKKIEFK; encoded by the exons ATGGCTCGCCTTCGTTGTCGAGCTTCATTTTTAATTAAGAAGCAGATGCAATCAATGGCGACGTTTGATGAG GAACAGGTGAAGGTCCCGTTTGGGACAAAAGTACTGGATGCTGCTTTGTGTGTCCCAGCCTCAGTAAAAGATGTCCATACAGCTGTTGTACTCACACACGGAGCAGGGGGAGACATGAACTACAAACATCTGGTTTCTCTGGCACACACTTTAGCATCAAATGGTTTCATCTGCcttcgttttacgtgtaaaggcttAAATCTGAGTTATAGAGTTAAGGCGTATTGTGCAGTGTGG GACTACTTGAAATCATATCAGAAGTATACAATAAAACACACGTTTGTTGGAG GCAGGTCATTGGGATGTCGTGCTGCAGCAGCACTGGCCAGGCAGCTGAGTGAGGAGTCGAAGGAAGCAGCAGTGCAGGGAGTCATCTGTCTCTCTTTCCCCCTgcatcctccaggacagaggcataTCCATCACCAGCGGAGCGAAGATCTCCGGATGCTGCCTGAGTGCCTTCATGTGCTGTTTGTGTCTGGCACTGAGGACAACATGTGTGACAGG GAGCTTTTCAGTGGAGTACTGAAAGATATAAAAGCTCAGGCTGAAGTTTTATGGATAGCAGGAGGCAGCCATGGACTGAAAGTGAAAGGAAGGTCTGAGgattctgtgatggatgagatcaACCTGAAAGTTATCAACTGGATAAAGAAAATTGAGTTTAAGTGA